In Miscanthus floridulus cultivar M001 chromosome 5, ASM1932011v1, whole genome shotgun sequence, one genomic interval encodes:
- the LOC136454490 gene encoding uncharacterized protein, which produces MREMKAWWPTRVAMLGYRVARPGIDGPSVFPDDDEPPLLPAEYYDRLAVAVYRRGKGQQAADPDCAFCLSAVRDSEEVRELRCHHIFHRACLDAWLVRPRATCPLCRDRLLPAESDYDDHLSSSSSSSAYAYAHGGAIWHMT; this is translated from the coding sequence ATGAGGGAGATGAAGGCCTGGTGGCCCACGCGCGTCGCGATGCTCGGCTACCGCGTCGCGCGCCCGGGCATCGACGGCCCGTCCGTGTTCCCTGACGACGAcgagccgccgctgctgccggccGAGTACTACGACCGCCTCGCCGTCGCGGTGTACCGCCGCGGGAAGGGTCAGCAGGCGGCGGACCCGGACTGCGCCTTCTGCCTCTCCGCGGTCCGCGACAGCGAGGAGGTGCGCGAGCTGCGGTGCCACCACATCTTCCACCGCGCCTGCCTCGACGCCTGGCTCGTCCGCCCGCGCGCCACCTGCCCGCTCTGCCGCGACCGACTCCTCCCCGCCGAGAGCGACTACGACGAccacctctcctcctcctcctcgtcgtccgcCTACGCCTACGCCCACGGCGGCGCTATCTGGCACATGACGTGA